Proteins encoded within one genomic window of Episyrphus balteatus chromosome 1, idEpiBalt1.1, whole genome shotgun sequence:
- the LOC129907363 gene encoding uncharacterized protein LOC129907363, with protein sequence MKVTSLIDLKGCFWKVFSLVLNMKPTIFIFICILAILGSNEVESKTFLDALKVFIKQHKDNYVLTMEPCNLIFMGLGLSDTSCTVYCALVGKNNGGKCSLETCTCN encoded by the exons atgaaggTTACAAGTCTTATCGATTTAAAAGGTTGCTTTTGGAAGGTTTTTAGTTTAGTGTTGAATATGAAACCaacgatttttatatttatttgcattctTGCAATTCTTGGGAGTAATGAAGTTGagtcaaaaacatttttgg atgctttaaaagtttttattaagcAACACAAAGACAATTATGTTCTAACCATgg AACCATGTAACTTAATATTTATGGGTCTTGGACTATCGGATACTTCTTGTACAGTTTATTGTGCCTTAGTAGGAAAAAATAATGGTGGAAAATGCAGCCTTGAAACATGTACATGTAACtaa